A region of the Stieleria neptunia genome:
GCACCTCGCCAGACTCGTCTGCTCACCGGATACATCATGACGCGACCAGCGATCCTTCTGCTTGCCTTGATCCTTGGTACGTCCGCGATCGCGGGATGCGGCAGATCGTCAACGATCGACAAACCCAGCGAGTCCGACACGATCGCATCGGGTTACGATGCGATGTCGGACGCCCAAAAGGCGGAATACGATCAAGAAATGGCGAAGCAAATGGAAAATTAGTTGGAGCGACGAGAGCCATTTGCTCGTCTAATAGAGATCTTATTCTTCTGTCTCGGTAACCTTGGAGTTTTCAATGCGAAGGTATTCGACACGTGCCGGCTTCACGCTGGTCGAACTGCTGGTGGTGATCGCCATCATCGGCATCCTTGTCGGACTGCTGCTGCCGGCCGTCCAAGCGGCGCGCGAAGCGGCGCGACGGATGAGTTGCAGCAACAACTTCAAGCAAATCGGTCTGGCACTTCACAACTACCACTCCGCCTATCAACGGCTACCGATGAACTACGGCGGCACCACGCCGGTCGCACCGCTGGCCAACGGCCCCGGCGCCGTGACGAGCTGGTGGGAAAGCAACAACTTCGGCAACCACGAACTGCTCAGCATCCTGGTTCCGCTGACGCCCTACATGGAACAGCAAGCGCTCTGGGAATCGATCAGCCAACCCTTCCCCATCACCACCCCGGTCGCGTTCACCTTTCCGGCAATGGGCCCGACCCCGACCCCCGGTACCGGGGCCGACCCGGCGCGGAACGGCTACGACCCGTGGTGGACCGACGTGCCCGCGTTCCGCTGCCCCAGCGACCCCGGCGAAGGACGGCCCGCGATGGGGCGTTCCAATTACGGCCCGCAATGCGGTGACAACCGCAGTCTGTCGTTTGGAGCAAAGGACCCTGGGCTGACGATCATCAATTCACTCGATGACCAAAACAGCAAGGTCAACCGGGGCTTCTTCGTGCCGCGCGAATTCACCCGCTTCCGCGACGTGCTCGACGGACTGTCCAACACCATGGCGATGGGCGAAATCGCCACCGACCTGAAAGACGGTGACAAACGAACCACCCCCGCGATCACGCTTTCGGGCTCGATCGCAATGAACCCCAACTACTGTGAAGAAAACTTCATCGACCCCGAAAACCCCACGTTCTGGCTGGACGCCGACGGAGTCATCTCCGGAAATTTTCCGGGTGACCAACCGCGGGCGGCCGGCTTCGGTGAAGGCCGAGGCTTTCGCTGGTGCGACGCCCGACCGATCTATCAAGAAGTCAACTGCATCCTGCCCCCGAACAAGGGACTGTGCACCAACTCGTTTGCGGAAAATGAAGCGATCGCGCCGCCGAGCAGCCGGCACCCCGGTGGCTGCCACATGCTGACCGGTGACGGTGCCGTCGTCTTCATCACCGACTCGGTCGAATCGGGCAACGCCAACGCCCCGCAACCCACCCCCGGCCTGGAAAGCCCCTACGGCTTGTGGGGCGCCCTCGGCACACGCTCCGGCAAAGAGGTCATCGCCGAATCCCTCAACCAGTAACGCGGGATCGGCTCCCGGCGAGCCCAATTTCCATCCACCCTGCCCGATGCACGTCGGGCAGGGTTTTTGATGCGCCAGCCCAACCGCCCCGGCCGGACGCGCGGTGAAGCATTTGTTAGCGGTAGGGCGCGAGCCCTCCGGTCTTTCACGGTGTTTTTGAAACGCAACCGGACGGTTCGCGGGCTGGCGTTTTAGTCGGGATCTGCTGAATCAATGGTGAGCCGCTGGCCGTAAGGCCCCGGGCAGCGTCGCAGTGCCCGGCCGCTTACGCGTCGCGGCTCACAAAAACGACAGCCCGCTCGCGCCGTTCCGCTAACTCCTTTGAAGCC
Encoded here:
- a CDS encoding DUF1559 domain-containing protein; translation: MRRYSTRAGFTLVELLVVIAIIGILVGLLLPAVQAAREAARRMSCSNNFKQIGLALHNYHSAYQRLPMNYGGTTPVAPLANGPGAVTSWWESNNFGNHELLSILVPLTPYMEQQALWESISQPFPITTPVAFTFPAMGPTPTPGTGADPARNGYDPWWTDVPAFRCPSDPGEGRPAMGRSNYGPQCGDNRSLSFGAKDPGLTIINSLDDQNSKVNRGFFVPREFTRFRDVLDGLSNTMAMGEIATDLKDGDKRTTPAITLSGSIAMNPNYCEENFIDPENPTFWLDADGVISGNFPGDQPRAAGFGEGRGFRWCDARPIYQEVNCILPPNKGLCTNSFAENEAIAPPSSRHPGGCHMLTGDGAVVFITDSVESGNANAPQPTPGLESPYGLWGALGTRSGKEVIAESLNQ